ACTGATTGGCGGTTTGAATGAAAAAGATGTCCTCAAATACATAGACGTAATTGAAAGTAAATACCAGAACATAGAACAAGAAATGAAAAAGAGTCTGTATGAGCTTGTTTCAGCCCGCGACCGATTGCAAAAGGAGCTTGAAGCTGCCAAAGCTGCGGCGTTGGAGGACAAGGAAAACATGCAGGCCAGTCTGGACCAGTCCCAAAAAGAACTGGCTGTTTTTGCAGCTAAGTGCGAGGAACTGGAATTCACCATTCAGTCGTTAAATGACAATAATAATTCGCTGATCAATCAATTGCAAAATGAGAACACCCGGCTTGCTATGGAGCGGCAGGAACTTGAGAACCAATTGACTGCTTCCCGGCAGCAAACCGTAGAGCTAAAAGAGTTTTCTGCTGAAGGTGAACAGAAGAATCAAATTCTTGAGTTGAAAATCAATGAACTGCGAGAAGAGCTTGAGAGGAAATCAGCCGAAGGCAACGAGGGATATATTGACAAGATTAAATCCCTTGAAGGAACAATTGAACAATATAAGGCTGAAATTGAGGAACACCGCAGAACAAAGGCAAGAACTGAGGACGAACTGAAGTTGAAAAAAGCTCAGGTGACAAGCTGTAAAATTACCGGATTTAAAGACGAAGTATTCAATATCTATCAGCAGCTCGATGCACTCACACAGGAGCAGGTCCAGATGAACAAGGAGCTTCAAGAGCAGTTAAAGTTTGAACATGTACGTGCAGAGAAAGCAGAGCAGCGTGTGGCAATCCTTAATACATGGGTAGCCCAGTTAAAAGAAAAGCTGTATGGTGAACAAAATCTGTTCGAGATTCAGTTCAAAAAGATGGCAGAAAGATACAGCTTGTTCCAGTCAGAACTCAATGAGAGCTTTGATGATTTGAATAGGCAGGAATCAGCAATTGATAGCCAGGATTTTCAGGAAGAATTAGTAGAAGTTTAGTAATA
This window of the Mesobacillus jeotgali genome carries:
- a CDS encoding coiled-coil domain-containing protein; translation: MTKEENRSIEDPTAQEENLTIEERLLDLRKKLNKESIHSSLRPKLIGGLNEKDVLKYIDVIESKYQNIEQEMKKSLYELVSARDRLQKELEAAKAAALEDKENMQASLDQSQKELAVFAAKCEELEFTIQSLNDNNNSLINQLQNENTRLAMERQELENQLTASRQQTVELKEFSAEGEQKNQILELKINELREELERKSAEGNEGYIDKIKSLEGTIEQYKAEIEEHRRTKARTEDELKLKKAQVTSCKITGFKDEVFNIYQQLDALTQEQVQMNKELQEQLKFEHVRAEKAEQRVAILNTWVAQLKEKLYGEQNLFEIQFKKMAERYSLFQSELNESFDDLNRQESAIDSQDFQEELVEV